One genomic segment of Mytilus galloprovincialis chromosome 5, xbMytGall1.hap1.1, whole genome shotgun sequence includes these proteins:
- the LOC143074070 gene encoding uncharacterized protein LOC143074070, with product MAKVNIGDVEYLQIQNTINEKEAIAKCLEEKLIARTKEDDEIFIKTKSYENSSNILETNNLVIIVGSSGEGKSFIARQLVREKIKDGLEYREITRTADWDQISYFKNHIVLMENAFQKKSCCRKPSADSYTLIATIQEHIDHFKTSEYVLYVVITTRPDIFSELKRLFENRPFFHDLLTVDLNAVGLTFAEKVEIFRTHEHKCTDLKFDEKSVNAICQCDTPSFPNCVDMFFTNATAYKRGLEFFRNPTMFLNTEIKQIFQEDKALYTLMVLLAMNDNTLIECNLLKTIESTNRDILRVLLDTIGYADCPKQIQSMLLKVLAKSQSFIQQNEGFIRFKYRCISHAVCASFGQTMTEEALMYLPIGFIFQKVFVHESKHSKDEEGIVLPRNCHTYLAKRLVAELQRGCIEQVCRHNAFTSPCFTCCFIAVLKEKGKHQIRFILQVTERSQKNRALWNGSLLYWSAAVGEEHLLLRILMEDLYTDIEDKFFVRTQASAALQCASQRRFPKNVISKLIELNADVNTSLHLSKREQTYNCDHCNLQDQNGITPLQSSIFGFKDINLENVELILKSGVQFKENAVSYRPLIMAVKKRHVQLVELLLNYDIDINAFDNDLHSALYYCVEQDDVDTLNLIMKKSRIKYNAKENLLMVCSSRMMAMYLLDQNIDTNIKFKDENDKSILHHVRSAELVSFYIERGCTIHHIDKFGQTPIFCARSSDILESLLDFHPNLHQTDKKRRNILHYFTNTSLVSLIFLQMTEKNKRNLINSPDVHGRTPIFYAATVEMLDLLLAHGAVVNHKAKEYSTRNSVGETYDSGVGEIIYSRGMEDDNSNTTKEIYLQNWVSHSTRKKTTSSVTVSCSQDVQYEMATLTSSDYCSNACDSETHSDNLELSDCEINYDHCKSNYNVLMWSVLQGKLNIDTLSVFLKYDIDVSERDDKGHTIFHYLLSPFERIRNIPSIIAEILKYNDEKQRKANAITTKDILNIQDCHGNTALHFACACRAFNKLKRQESEEVLNLLLDNGANRNNSNKCQETALHYLLKCRCRTHEAVHILSDGTNV from the exons tGAACATAGGCGATGTTGAATATCTACAGATACAAAACACTATAAATGAAAAAGAAGCTATAGCAAAAT GTTTAGAGGAAAAACTTATAGCCAGAACTAAAGAGGACGACGAGATCTTTATAAAAACCAAAAGTTACGAAAACTCTTCGAATATTTTAGAAACAAACAACCTTGTTATTATCGTTGGTTCAAGTGGAGAGGGGAAATCATTCATTGCCAGACAACTTGTAAGGGAGAAAATAAAGGATGGATTAGAATATAGGGAAATCACCCGTACTGCTGATTGGGATCAAATATCCTACTTCAAAAATCACATTGTGTTGATGGAAAACGCGTTTCAGAAAAAGTCATGCTGCAGGAAGCCTAGTGCAGATTCATATACTTTGATTGCTACAATTCAGGAACATATTGACCATTTTAAAACTTCAGAATACGTACTGTATGTGGTCATCACAACTCGTCCGGATATTTTCAGTGAACTTAAAAGACTTTTCGAAAATAGACCATTTTTTCATGACCTTTTAACAGTAGATTTGAATGCTGTTGGATTAACATTTGCGGAAAAGGTTGAAATATTTCGGACACATGAGCACAAAtgtactgatttaaaatttgatgaaaaatctGTAAATGCTATTTGTCAATGCGACACACCAAGTTTTCCAAATTGCGTCGACATGTTTTTCACAAATGCAACGGCTTACAAACGGGGTCTTGAATTCTTTCGAAATCCTACAATGTTTTTGAATACAGAGATCAAACAGATTTTTCAGGAAGATAAGGCATTATATACACTTATGGTTTTGTTGGCAATGAATGATAACACGCTGATTGAATGCAATTTACTGAAAACAATCGAATCAACAAACAGGGATATTTTGAGGGTTCTACTAGACACTATTGGTTACGCAGATTGTCCAAAACAAATCCAATCGATGCTGCTAAAGGTCTTAGCAAAATCACAGTCTTTTATACAGCAAAATGAAGGATTTATTAGATTTAAATATAGATGCATTTCTCATGCTGTTTGTGCTTCGTTTGGACAAACGATGACAGAGGAGGCACTGATGTATCTGCCGAttggatttatttttcaaaaggtATTTGTTCATGAAAGCAAGCATTCGAAAGACGAAGAAGGTATTGTGTTACCAAGAAATTGTCATACATATCTAGCAAAGCGGTTGGTCGCCGAGCTCCAACGTGGATGCATTGAACAGGTTTGCAGACATAACGCATTTACGTCCCCGTGTTTTACGTGTTGTTTTATTGCTGTattaaaagaaaaaggaaaacatCAAATAAGATTCATACTTCAAGTAACAGAAAGAAGTCAGAAGAACCGGGCATTATGGAATGGATCTCTTTTATACTGGAGTGCAGCCGTCGGGGAAGAACATTTATTATTACGAATACTTATGGAAGATTTGTATACAGATATAGAAGACAAATTTTTCGTTCGAACTCAAGCTTCAGCAGCACTGCAATGTGCAAGTCAGCGAAGATTCCCAAAGAatgtcatttcaaaattaatcgaATTAAATGCAGACGTAAATACGTCGTTACATTTGTCAAAGCGAGAACAGACATATAACTGTGATCATTGCAATCTGCAGGATCAAAATGGAATAACCCCATTGCAATCATCAATTTTCGGTTTCAAAGATATCAATCTTGAAAATGTggaattaattttaaaatctgGTGTCCAATTTAAGGAAAACGCAGTCTCGTACCGGCCTTTGATAATGGCTGTAAAGAAAAGACATGTTCAACTGGTCGAATTATTACTAAATTATGATATTGACATCAATGCATTTGACAATGATTTACATTCAGCTTTATATTACTGTGTAGAGCAGGATGATGTTGATACACTCAATCTTATTATGAAGAAATCAAGAATCAAGTATAATGCCAAAGAAAATTTACTAATGGTATGTAGCAGTAGGATGATGGCAATGTACCTTCTTGACCAAAATATTGATACAAACATTAAGTTTAAAGATGAAAATGACAAGAGCATCCTGCATCATGTTCGTAGCGCAGAACTCGTTTCTTTTTATATAGAACGAGGATGTACTATCCATCATATTGATAAATTTGGACAGACACCTATTTTTTGCGCTCGCTCCAGTGATATCCTGGAAAGTTTGTTGGACTTCCATCCTAATTTGCATCAAACCGACAAAAAGAGAAGAAATATTCTACACTATTTTACTAACACTTCACTCGTCTCACTTATATTTCTACAGatgacagaaaaaaacaaaaggaaTTTGATTAATTCTCCAGATGTCCACGGAAGGACGCCAATTTTCTATGCTGCAACTGTAGAAATGTTAGATTTGCTTTTAGCTCATGGCGCAGTAGTAAATCATAAAGCCAAAGAATATTCAACACGAAATTCCGTAGGTGAAACGTATGACTCGGGGGTGGGTGAAATAATATATTCTAGGGGCATGGAAGATGATAATTCAAACAcaacaaaagaaatatatctgCAAAACTGGGTTTCCCATTCCACACGGAAAAAAACAACATCATCAGTAACAGTATCATGCTCGCAAGATGTTCAATATGAAATGGCTACCTTAACCAGTTCTGATTACTGTTCTAATGCTTGCGATTCCGAAACTCATTCCGATAATCTGGAACTATCAGATTGTGAAATAAATTATGATCATTGCAAAAGTAACTATAACGTTCTCATGTGGTCCGTTTTGCAAGGGAAATTGAATATTGACACGCTCTCTGTCTTTCTCAAATATGACATTGATGTTTCAGAAAGAGATGACAAAGGACATACCATTTTCCATTATCTTTTATCTCCATTTGAAAGAATTCGCAACATACCGAGCATAATAGCagaaatattgaaatacaatGATGAAAAACAAAGGAAGGCAAACGCAATTACTACGAAAGACATCTTAAATATACAAGATTGTCATGGGAACACTGCGTTACATTTTGCATGTGCTTGTCGAGCTTTTAATAAGCTTAAAAGACAGGAGTCCGAGGAAGTTCTGAATTTACTTTTAGATAACGGGGCTAATCGAAATAACTCCAACAAATGTCAGGAAACTGCCTTACATTATCTTCTTAAATGCAGATGCAGAACACATGAAGCAGTTCATATACTGTCAGATGGCACTAACGTG